From Astyanax mexicanus isolate ESR-SI-001 chromosome 13, AstMex3_surface, whole genome shotgun sequence, the proteins below share one genomic window:
- the si:ch211-236h17.3 gene encoding carbohydrate sulfotransferase 11 encodes MIKPKVGRMFLATCVGSFFILILYFQSNSRSATEQLFGRTSVPGKSRRTPLQTLYNSDQLDQSAVASVLQGRRGHLDEACRSYIRKRRVLTPEDLRHLIVDDKHGLLYCYVPKVACTNWKRVLMVLTGDGRYRNPLAIPANEAHVPGRLRSLSEYSTTEINRRLRKYLKFIFVREPFERLVSAYRNKFTRNYNTAFHKRYGTKIIRRHRADPQAEALEKGNDVSFEEFVYYLVDPRTQKEEPFNEHWERVHSLCHPCLIHYDVVGKYETLEQDSRYLLKLAGADQEVQFPTSSKSTRTTGDMAAKFFDNISPFYQKKLYNLYRMDFLLFNYSTPAYLKLR; translated from the exons CAACAGAGCAGCTTTTTGGAAGGACCAGTGTACCAGGGAAATCTAGGAGAACCCCTCTGCAGACGCTCTACAACAGTGATCAG CTGGATCAGTCTGCGGTGGCGTCGGTTCTGCAGGGTCGGCGAGGGCATTTGGATGAGGCGTGTCGCTCGTACATCCGTAAGCGCCGCGTTTTGACCCCAGAAGACCTAAGGCACCTCATCGTGGACGACAAGCACGGCCTGCTCTACTGCTACGTGCCCAAGGTGGCCTGCACCAACTGGAAGCGGGTGCTGATGGTGCTGACGGGCGACGGCCGCTACCGCAACCCGCTGGCCATCCCGGCTAACGAGGCTCACGTGCCTGGCCGCCTGCGCTCGCTGTCCGAGTATAGCACAACCGAGATCAACCGCCGCCTGCGCAAATACCTCAAGTTCATCTTCGTGCGGGAACCTTTCGAGAGGCTAGTGTCGGCCTACCGGAACAAGTTCACCCGCAACTACAACACGGCCTTCCACAAGCGCTACGGCACCAAGATCATCCGCCGGCACCGCGCCGACCCCCAGGCCGAGGCGCTGGAGAAGGGCAATGACGTTTCGTTCGAGGAGTTCGTGTACTACCTGGTCGACCCACGGACTCAGAAGGAGGAGCCGTTTAACGAGCACTGGGAGAGGGTTCATTCCCTGTGCCACCCCTGCCTTATCCACTACGACGTGGTGGGAAAATACGAGACTCTGGAGCAGGACTCACGGTACCTGCTGAAACTGGCCGGAGCCGACCAGGAGGTCCAGTTCCCCACCTCCTCCAAAAGCACAAGGACCACTGGAGACATGGCGGCCAAATTCTTCGACAACATCAGCCCCTTCTATCAAAAGAAACTCTACAACCTGTACCGAATGGACTTCCTGCTCTTTAACTACTCAACACCAGCATACTTAAAACTGAGATGA